One Ricinus communis isolate WT05 ecotype wild-type chromosome 7, ASM1957865v1, whole genome shotgun sequence genomic region harbors:
- the LOC8271856 gene encoding ras-related protein Rab7 isoform X2, producing MDMSNNYKRRALLKVIVLGDSGVGKTSLMNQYVYKKFSQQYKATIGADFVTKELQLEEKVVTLQIWDTAGQERFQSLGSAFYRGADCCVLVYDVNVQKSFETLNNWHEEFIKQADPIYPDAFPFILLGNKIDIDGGNSRVVSEKKAREWCASNGGIPYFETSAKEDYGVDEAFLCVAKTALDSEPEHDIYFQGISESVSEVEQRGGCAC from the exons ATGGACATGTCCAATAACTATAAGAGAAGAGCTTTGCTCAAAGTCATTGTTCTTGGTGACAGTGG GGTTGGCAAGACTTCATTGATGAACCA ATATGTATATAAGAAGTTTAGTCAACAGTACAAAGCAACTATTGGTGCTGATTTTGTCACCAAGGAACTACAGCTTGAGGAGAAGGTGGTGACCTTGCAA ATATGGGATACAGCAGGGCAGGAGAGATTTCAGAGTTTAGGATCGGCATTTTACAGAGGGGCTGATTGCTGTGTTCTAGTATATGATGTAAATGTACAGAAATCATTTGAAACACTTAACAATTGGCATGAAGAGTTTATCAAACAG GCAGATCCAATTTATCCTGACGCGTTCCCATTTATATTACTCGGAAACAAGATAGACATAGATGGTGGAAACAGCCGAGTG GTTTCAGAGAAAAAAGCAAGAGAGTGGTGTGCTTCAAATGGAGGTATACCATACTTCGAGACCTCAGCAAAAGAGGATTATGGTGTTGATGAAGCATTTCTATGCGTTGCGAAAACTGCACTAGATAGTGAACCTGAACATGACAT CTACTTCCAGGGCATATCAGAAAGTGTTTCAGAAGTTGAGCAAAGAGGAGGCTGTGCATGCTGA
- the LOC8271856 gene encoding ras-related protein Rab7 isoform X1: MSSFVIMDMSNNYKRRALLKVIVLGDSGVGKTSLMNQYVYKKFSQQYKATIGADFVTKELQLEEKVVTLQIWDTAGQERFQSLGSAFYRGADCCVLVYDVNVQKSFETLNNWHEEFIKQADPIYPDAFPFILLGNKIDIDGGNSRVVSEKKAREWCASNGGIPYFETSAKEDYGVDEAFLCVAKTALDSEPEHDIYFQGISESVSEVEQRGGCAC; this comes from the exons AT GAGCTCTTTTGTCATCATGGACATGTCCAATAACTATAAGAGAAGAGCTTTGCTCAAAGTCATTGTTCTTGGTGACAGTGG GGTTGGCAAGACTTCATTGATGAACCA ATATGTATATAAGAAGTTTAGTCAACAGTACAAAGCAACTATTGGTGCTGATTTTGTCACCAAGGAACTACAGCTTGAGGAGAAGGTGGTGACCTTGCAA ATATGGGATACAGCAGGGCAGGAGAGATTTCAGAGTTTAGGATCGGCATTTTACAGAGGGGCTGATTGCTGTGTTCTAGTATATGATGTAAATGTACAGAAATCATTTGAAACACTTAACAATTGGCATGAAGAGTTTATCAAACAG GCAGATCCAATTTATCCTGACGCGTTCCCATTTATATTACTCGGAAACAAGATAGACATAGATGGTGGAAACAGCCGAGTG GTTTCAGAGAAAAAAGCAAGAGAGTGGTGTGCTTCAAATGGAGGTATACCATACTTCGAGACCTCAGCAAAAGAGGATTATGGTGTTGATGAAGCATTTCTATGCGTTGCGAAAACTGCACTAGATAGTGAACCTGAACATGACAT CTACTTCCAGGGCATATCAGAAAGTGTTTCAGAAGTTGAGCAAAGAGGAGGCTGTGCATGCTGA